The window GGACGGGACGGTGTGCTGGAGGTCCTGTGCGATCTGCCGGTTCTCGGCGGTGGTCTCGGCGATGGCGAGGGCGCGGCGCATTGCCTGCTCGTCCAGCTGGTGGCTCAGCGGCGCGAGGAACAGGCCGGTCGCGAGCACGGCGACTCCCGCGGCGATCGCCAGCTGCATCAGCAGCACCTGCGAGAAGACACGTCGCGGCAGACCCAGCCGCCGGCGGCGGGCGGGAGGAGTGGCGCTCATGGCCATGACAGTACGTCGGGACACGGGGCCGTTCCCGGGCTGTTCCCGCTGTGTGGCGCGGATCATCTCTCACACCACCGCCGCACGGCCGCCCCGCCTCGGCCCGTCGCCTTGCCGCTGCCGTTCCGTCGCCCCGGTGCGTCGCCGTGCCGTCGCGCGGTCGCGGTGTCGCCGCCGTTCCGCCGTTGCCCCGGCTTGCCGCCTTTCCGTCGTGCCGCCGAGCGGCCGCTGTTCCGCCGTGCGGTCGCGGTGTCGCGTCGAGTCGTCGCGCTGCTCTGCTGCCCTGCCGTCGTGCGGCTGTCTCGCGGCGGCGCCGTCCCGCCGTGTTGGCTGTCCCGCGCCGCTGCCGTGCCGTGCTGTCGCCCCGCTGTGCCGCCGGTCCGCCGGTCCGCCGGTCCGTCGTGCCGCCGCCGTCCCGCGCCGCCTCCGTACCGTCGCCCCGGTCCGTGGGCCGTCAGTGGGCAGCTCGTGGGCGGTGGGCGGTGGGCCGTCAGGCCGTCAGTGGTGCGGTCGCCAGTTCGCGGACGGCGGTCACGTCCATGCGCGTGGGCCCGCCCAGCACCGAGGTGCCGCAGCTCTCCGGGCGCGGCGGCAGGGCGGCCCCCTGGGTCACGGTCACGTGCCACCGGCGTCCGTCGGCGTGGGCGACGGTGACCTCCCAGCGCGGCGCCGATCCGTCGGTGCGTACGACGCTCAGCGCGTCCGCGCGGTACTCGCGCGCCGTCTCCCGCACCGCCAGTTCCGCGGCCTGCCCGGGCCGTTCCCAGGCCGTGCGGCCCCGGCAGCCCTCGAGGACCATCCGGCCCTCGCCCACACGGTGCAGGATCTCCTTGACGGCGTGGGCCTCGGCCCGGCCGTAGGCGTATCCGAACGGCAGCACGAGCAGGGTCGGCGAGAAACGGTGGCCGCCCAGGTGCGTGACCTCCCAGACGTCCTGGACCCCGGAGGCGGCGAGTTCGGCCGCGAGGGGACGGCCGAGCAGGGCGCAGCACTGGTCACGCTTACCGTTGGTGCACACCAGCGCGAGCGGATCACCTGTGTGCGGCCCGCCCTGGAGGGCGGCGTCGAAGGTGTCGTGGTCGCCCATGCCCAGCGCGGCGAAGTCGAGGGCCAGCAGGCGTTCCGGGTCGGCGGTCACGGCGCTGCGCAGCCATACGTTCCCCGGGACCGTATGGGCCGCGTACACATGCCGTACGGACTGGGTGCGGCGGTCGGCGTGCCGCCCCGGACGGCGGATGAGCGCGATCCGGACGCCGGTGCCCCGCGCCGCGCGATCCAGCGCACGTCCGAGGGCGGGGTCCAGGTGGCTCGAAGTGAGTGCCTTGGCACCCCAGGGGCCGGGCTGTTCCAGCAGCAGCCATGTCGTCGCCGTGGCCGCGGTGGCGGCCATCGGCTCGTCTAGGTGCCGGGAGGCGGTCGAGCACGTACTCACGCAGGTGAGCCTAACCTGACTCGGCCCGGATCCACGCCAGCCGTAGGGGTGATCTTCGCCGGGCGCTCGCGCAGCGCCCCGACGTGCGCACGGCCCGTATCCTTGGTCGGCATTCCATCCTCGTACGTGCGCAGGGCCGTGAGCCGGTGCACGCGTCGGCATGAGAGAGGTCGCGTGGTGAGTCAGCCGAGCCGCTACCCGAGTCCGAGCCGCAGCGCGGCGCAGATCCCGGTCGTGGTGCTCGCCGGTTTTCTGGGCTCGGGCAAGACCACGCTCCTCAACCACCTGCTGCACCGCAGCGGCGGCAGCCGCATCGGCGCGATCGTCAACGACTTCGGCGCGATCGAGATCGACGCCATGGCGGTCGCGGGAGCCCTCGGGGACTCCACCGTCTCCCTGGGCAACGGGTGCCTGTGCTGTGCGGTGGACGCCAGTGAACTCGACGTCTACCTCGACCGGTTGACGAGCCCGGCCGCCGGTATCGACGTCGTCGTCATCGAGGCCAGCGGGCTCGCCGAACCCCAGGAACTCGTCCGCATGGTGCTGGCCTCCGAGAACCCCCGGGTCGTCTACGGCGGGCTCGTCGAGGTCGTGGACGCCGCCGAGTTCGGCGACACCCGTGCGCGGCATCCCGAGATCGACCGGCATCTCGCGCTCGCCGACCTCGTCGTCGTCAACAAGACCGACCGGGCGGCCGATGGCGAGAAGGTGCTCGCACTCGTACGGTCCCTGGTCGACGGGGCCGCCGTGGTTCCGGCCTCATACGGCAGGGTGGACCCGGAGTTCCTCTTCGACTGCCGGCCGAGCGAGGAGCGGATCGGGCAGCTCTCCTTCGACGACCTGCACGCGTCCGGCGCGGACGAGGACGACGACCACCACGCCGCGCATCTGCACGCCGGCTACGACAGTCTCTCCTTCGTCTCCGACGTGCCGCTCGATCCTCGCCGGCTGATGCGGTTCCTGGACAGCCGCCCCGACGGGCTCTACCGGATCAAGGGGTACGTCGGCTTCGGCCGCCACGACGTGCGCAACCGCTACGCCGTGCACGCCGTCGGGCGTTTCCTGCGCTTTTACCCCGAGCCCTGGCCGGACGGCGACGACCCCTGTCCCACCCAGCTCGTGCTCATCGGCTCCGGCATCGACGCGGGCGCCCTCGGCAAGGAGCTGGAGGTGTGCAAGCAGGACACCCCGCACGCCGACGAGCACGGCATGTGGGGCGTCCTGCGCTACGTACGGGACCCCGGGGGACACGACCCCGAGGCCCCGGGTCAAACGGACCCGGACCTGTCCTATTCGGACCCGGCCCCGGACCCGGGGGACCCCCCGGCCTAGACGGGCCCCGCGACCACCGCCACCGTCTTCGGCAGCGACACGCCCGAGCCGTCGCGGCGCGGGTCGAGCTGCGGGAGTTCGGCCGGGCTGCCGTTCTTCTGCGTGGCCAGGGCCGGGGTGGGCCCTGCCCAGGCGAAGGCCAGGCAGTCCTCGCCCTTCAGGAACCGCTGGCAGCGCACACCGCCGGTGGCGCGGCCCTTGCGCGGGTACTGGTCGAACGGTGTGACCTTGCCCGTCGTCTGCACGGAGTCGTCCAGCGAGCCGCGCGAGCCTGCGATGGTGAGGACGATCGCGTTTGCGGCCGGGTCGACGGCCGTGAACGAGATGACCTTGGCGCCCTCGGTGAGCTTGATGCCGGCCATGCCGCCGGCCGGGCGGCCCTGCGGGCGGACCTGGGAGGCCTGGTAGCGCAGGAGCTGGGCGTCGTCCGTGATGAAGACCAGGTCCTCCTCACCGGTGCGCAGCTCGACCGCGCCGACGATCCGGTCACCCTCCTTGAGCGTGATGACCTCCAACTCCTCCTTGCTGGAGGGGTAGTCGGGCACGACCCGCTTGACGACGCCCTGCTCGGTACCGAGCGCCAGGCCCGGAGACGACTCGTCCAGCGTGGTCAGGCAGACCACGGTCTCGTCGTCCTCCAGGGAGACGAACTCCGCCAGTGGCGCTCCGCCGGCGAGATTCGGAGCCGACGTCTGCTCCGGCAGATGGGGCAGGTCGACGACGTTCACGCGGAGCAGACGGCCCGCCGACGTCACCACGCCCA of the Streptomyces sp. NBC_01788 genome contains:
- a CDS encoding sucrase ferredoxin, whose amino-acid sequence is MSTCSTASRHLDEPMAATAATATTWLLLEQPGPWGAKALTSSHLDPALGRALDRAARGTGVRIALIRRPGRHADRRTQSVRHVYAAHTVPGNVWLRSAVTADPERLLALDFAALGMGDHDTFDAALQGGPHTGDPLALVCTNGKRDQCCALLGRPLAAELAASGVQDVWEVTHLGGHRFSPTLLVLPFGYAYGRAEAHAVKEILHRVGEGRMVLEGCRGRTAWERPGQAAELAVRETAREYRADALSVVRTDGSAPRWEVTVAHADGRRWHVTVTQGAALPPRPESCGTSVLGGPTRMDVTAVRELATAPLTA
- a CDS encoding CobW family GTP-binding protein: MSQPSRYPSPSRSAAQIPVVVLAGFLGSGKTTLLNHLLHRSGGSRIGAIVNDFGAIEIDAMAVAGALGDSTVSLGNGCLCCAVDASELDVYLDRLTSPAAGIDVVVIEASGLAEPQELVRMVLASENPRVVYGGLVEVVDAAEFGDTRARHPEIDRHLALADLVVVNKTDRAADGEKVLALVRSLVDGAAVVPASYGRVDPEFLFDCRPSEERIGQLSFDDLHASGADEDDDHHAAHLHAGYDSLSFVSDVPLDPRRLMRFLDSRPDGLYRIKGYVGFGRHDVRNRYAVHAVGRFLRFYPEPWPDGDDPCPTQLVLIGSGIDAGALGKELEVCKQDTPHADEHGMWGVLRYVRDPGGHDPEAPGQTDPDLSYSDPAPDPGDPPA